The Streptomyces griseiscabiei genomic sequence GCCGCCATCACCGAGGTCGCCGCCGGTGTGGACGACCTCACCCACACCCCCGACAAGACCACCACCACCGTCGCCATGGACTTCGGCTGCATCACCCTCGACCCGACCCTGAAGCTGTACCTCTTCGGGACACCGGGCCAGGACCGGTTCGGCTTCATGTGGGACGACGTGGTCGAAGGCGCCCTCGGGGCCCTGGTCATCGTGGACACCCGCCGACTCGACGACTGCTACGCCGCCGTCGACTACTTCGAGCACAAGCGCATCCCCTTCGCGGTCGCCGTCAACGCCTTCGACGGCAAGGTCGCACACGACCTGGACGAGGTGCGCTGGGCCCTGGACATCGCCGACCACGTCCCCCTGACCACCTTCGACGCCCGCCACACGGGTTCCGTCCGCGACGCCCTCCTTGTCGTCCTCGACGTCGCCCTCACCCGCGCGGAGTCGGCGGCGACGACCTGAGGCCCGCCCTGGGCGGCGGGCGAAGCCCGGTGGGACTCCACCAGGTCAGCGGAGTTCTTCGTGGATCTTGAGAAGGAGCATGGTCACGGCGACAAAGCTGCCCCCACCCCACTTGACGACGTCAAGGGGGCTCGCGTGGAGGACCACCGCGATGTGAGCCGCAACCAACCCGAAAATGACCCCGACGAGAACGGCGACGACGACGGGGAACCTGCGGTCAGGAGGCGAGGGGCGAGGCGTGGTCACGAACCGCCGCCCGTCAGCGCAGGTATGGACGAGGCGCGTGCGTGCATGCGGTCGAGCGACCTGGAGGTCGCACGGCGGCGGCAACCCTGCAGCGGCTGGCCGAAGGGCTGGCCGTTGCGACGACTGAGGCTAGAATCTGCCATGAGGCATCCCTGTTGATGTGAACGGATGAAAGATGCTTCGCTCTGGGGGAGTTACCGGGTCATGCTGTGGCGGCTGGCCGGAAGCTCCCCCTTTTCTGCACGGCAAGCAAGTCGTCGTTCGATGGCCGAAAATACGCTTGCTCACCGCGTGTCCTCGATTCACGCTCCCGTCATTTCGTGACGATCCCTCCTTTACTGCAGCGGCAGGGCGGCAATCCAGCAGCCTTGGCAGGATTAGGGGGCGGCCTCATACTGACGGATGAAGTCTGAGGCAAGCCTCGGTCTCGGTGGGTGAGAATGGGGGGAAGGAATGACCTTGTCGGATCCGGCGGACATCTGGTTCAAAAGTTCGACCAGCGAGGTCGACAATTGCGTCGAAGTTTCCTTCGGCGATCGCGTTCGCGTCCGCGATTCGAAGAACTCCGAAGGGCCAGTACTTTCCATGAACTCCCCCGGTTGGCGATCTTTCGTGTCCTTCATCGCAAGCTGTCCGATGACATGCATGGTGGCGGCCCACCCGGTCTCGGACGGATCTTCACAAAGCTTCAAACCCAGTCACTCACTGGTTTCGCAAAACGATTCTCAACCTCCCAGAATGCCTCAAGATAGTCCTCTACGTTTCGATGCACACCCACGCTCGCTTTATCCCTCAGAATGACGCTTCCGTCGGGGTTCTCCAGATAGACGATTCGATCCTGCTCGGCACTCGGAAACTCGAAAACGACATAGGGAGACCGAAGCAAAGGATAGAGTCCACTACTGAAGGGAATGATTCCCACTCGAATGTGATCAAGAACGCTCATGCTCTTCAGGTGATTGAGTTGCGCCTGCATCACAGCTGGACTACCAACCGTCCGGCTCAGGGCCGCTTCATCGATGAGGAACCGCAACTCGGTCTCCGTGGACTGCTCCAGCATGCGTTCCTGACGTCGCATGCGAAGATCGAGAAGCTCTTCCTTCTGAGGAACCACGGACTGCGAAAGAGCAGCACGCGCATACTCTTCCGTCTGCAACAGGCCCGGAATGAACAGCACCTCGAAGTTTCGAATCACCGAAGCGGAGGCCTCGTATCCGAGGTAGGACTTGAACCCCTCGGACAGCAGATTGCGGTACTCCTGCCACCAAGGCTGGCGCCGCGCTTCCTGGGCACTGACGAGGAGATCGGAAGCCTTCTCGTCCGGCAACCCGTAGAAGGCGATGAGGGCCCTGAGGTCGGTGATCGAAATCTTGGTCCTGCCTGACTCGAGGCGCATCACCTTGGACAGTGACCACACCATCTCGTCAGCGACTTCCGGTTGCGAGTAACCCGCCTCTTTGCGTGCCGCCTGAAGTTGACTGCTCAGGCGCTTACGCAGGTACATCGGGTCTGCATCGGGCATGGTGGTCTCCTCGCGCGCTGCGGATCATTTTGCAGCCCGGCTTCCTGGCACCATGAAAGACGACCAGGCTCCATAGGCTACGTGGTTTTCTGCTACGTGTCACTATGCCTTGCGCCATCTCTCCTCAGGACCAGAGGCACGAGTGCAAAGGGTGGTTACATGAGAAAAAACGAGACTTCCGAGGGTGCGCGCCCAGTTCCGGCGAAAGTGGAATAACCTGTTCGAGCGACATCCGGAATGGCAACCTGTTGACGACGCCGGGCGGCGGAGGCACCGGATCGGCTCGCGCGCATCGACTCCTGCATCTGCTCCCCCTTCCCGCTGTCGACCACGATCTGGAGCGGGACCGGATCTCCACCTGAGCAGCCGGTGAACTCTTCGATTCCGACGCTGCGTTGATCGGGGAAGTCCACGTACACCTGTACCCGCTCAGGCCAGAACGGTCGAAGGCGCGCAGCCTCGTCGGCCGTGGCGGGGCTGCTCTGCGCAGAGACAGTTCGGTCGACAACCGATAGAACCTGTGATGGCCTGCGGATGCGCAGACCGGAGTGTTGTCTCGTCATGTCACCAGGAGGTGCCCGATGAAGATGTTGATCAACGTCGCGGAGAGCGTGGTCGCCGACGCGTTGCGGGGTATGGCGGTCGCGCATCCCGAGTTGACCGTGGATGTGGAGAACCGGGTGGTGGTGCGCAGGGACGCGCCGGTGGCCGGGAAGGTGGGGCTGGTCTCCGGGGGTGGCTCGGGGCACGAGCCGTTGCACGGGGGGTTCGTGGGGCCCGGGATGCTGTCGGCGGCGTGTCCCGGTGAGGTGTTCACCTCACCCGTGCCGGACCAGATGGTGCGGGCGGCGGCGGCCGTGGACAGCGGGGCCGGGGTGCTGTTCATCGTGAAGAACTACACGGGTGACGTGCTGAACTTCGACATGGCGGCCGAACTCGCCGAGGACGAGGGCATCCGGGTCGCCAAGGTGCTCGTGAACGACGACGTGGCCGTGACGGACAGTCTGTACACCGCCGGGCGGCGCGGTACGGGCGCGACCCTGTTCGTGGAGAAGATCGCCGGAGCCGCCGCCGAGGAGGGGCAGCCATTGGAGCGCGTGGAGGCGCTGGCGCGGCAGGTCAACGAGAACTCCCGCAGTTTCGGAGTGGCCCTGAGCGCCTGCAGCACACCCGCCAAGGGCAGCCCGACCTTCGATCTCCCCGCCGGGGAGCTGGAATTGGGCGTCGGCATCCACGGGGAGCCGGGGCGGGAGCGGCGCGCGATGATGACCTCCCGCGAGATCGCCGACTTCTCGGTGAACGCCATCCTGGACGACATGAGCCCCCGCAACCCGGTCCTGCTGCTCGTCAACGGCATGGGCGCCACCCCGCTGCTGGAGCTGTACGGCTTCAACGCGGAGGTGCAGCGCGTGCTGACCGAGCGCGGGGTCGCCGTGGCCCGCACCCTCGTCGGCAACTACGTCACCTCGCTCGACATGGCCGGCGCCTCGGTGACGTTGTGCCAGGTCGACGAGGAGCTGCTGCGGTTGTACGACGCGCCGGTGCGTACGCCGGGGCTGCGCTGGGGAGCGTGAGGTCCGCGTCCACCACCCACGACCGGGGCCCCGGCCCCTGTCCGTCCGGTCAGTCACATCACGTACCACGCAAGGAGATTCCGTGCTCGACGCCGACTTCTTCCGTCGTTGGATGACGGCCACCGCGGCCTCGGTGGAGCGCGAGGCCGAGCGGCTCACGGCGCTCGACTCGCCGATCGGGGACGCCGACCACGGCAGCAATCTGCGCCGCGGATTCGCCGCCGTGTCCGCCGTCCTGGAGAAGGAGGCGCCGGACACGCCCGGCGCCGTCCTCGTGCTCGCCGGGCGGCAGCTGATCTCGACCGTCGGGGGCGCGTCCGGCCCGCTGTACGGCACCCTGCTGCGCCGGACCGGGAAGGCGCTCGGTGACGCCGCCGAGGTGAGCGAGGCGCAGTTCGCGGAGGCGCTGCGTGCCGGGGTCGACGCCGTGATGGCGCTGGGCGG encodes the following:
- a CDS encoding GTP-binding protein, translated to MVSAPSPTHGAHSATAAEPPQAQPPLPVKLVIAGGFGVGKTTTVGSISEIRPLTTEAAITEVAAGVDDLTHTPDKTTTTVAMDFGCITLDPTLKLYLFGTPGQDRFGFMWDDVVEGALGALVIVDTRRLDDCYAAVDYFEHKRIPFAVAVNAFDGKVAHDLDEVRWALDIADHVPLTTFDARHTGSVRDALLVVLDVALTRAESAATT
- a CDS encoding DUF397 domain-containing protein; this encodes MTLSDPADIWFKSSTSEVDNCVEVSFGDRVRVRDSKNSEGPVLSMNSPGWRSFVSFIASCPMTCMVAAHPVSDGSSQSFKPSHSLVSQNDSQPPRMPQDSPLRFDAHPRSLYPSE
- a CDS encoding helix-turn-helix domain-containing protein, giving the protein MPDADPMYLRKRLSSQLQAARKEAGYSQPEVADEMVWSLSKVMRLESGRTKISITDLRALIAFYGLPDEKASDLLVSAQEARRQPWWQEYRNLLSEGFKSYLGYEASASVIRNFEVLFIPGLLQTEEYARAALSQSVVPQKEELLDLRMRRQERMLEQSTETELRFLIDEAALSRTVGSPAVMQAQLNHLKSMSVLDHIRVGIIPFSSGLYPLLRSPYVVFEFPSAEQDRIVYLENPDGSVILRDKASVGVHRNVEDYLEAFWEVENRFAKPVSDWV
- the dhaK gene encoding dihydroxyacetone kinase subunit DhaK, with amino-acid sequence MKMLINVAESVVADALRGMAVAHPELTVDVENRVVVRRDAPVAGKVGLVSGGGSGHEPLHGGFVGPGMLSAACPGEVFTSPVPDQMVRAAAAVDSGAGVLFIVKNYTGDVLNFDMAAELAEDEGIRVAKVLVNDDVAVTDSLYTAGRRGTGATLFVEKIAGAAAEEGQPLERVEALARQVNENSRSFGVALSACSTPAKGSPTFDLPAGELELGVGIHGEPGRERRAMMTSREIADFSVNAILDDMSPRNPVLLLVNGMGATPLLELYGFNAEVQRVLTERGVAVARTLVGNYVTSLDMAGASVTLCQVDEELLRLYDAPVRTPGLRWGA
- the dhaL gene encoding dihydroxyacetone kinase subunit DhaL, producing the protein MLDADFFRRWMTATAASVEREAERLTALDSPIGDADHGSNLRRGFAAVSAVLEKEAPDTPGAVLVLAGRQLISTVGGASGPLYGTLLRRTGKALGDAAEVSEAQFAEALRAGVDAVMALGGAAPGDKTMIDALVPAVDALAESFAAASAAAEEGARATTPLQARKGRASYLGERSIGHQDPGATSAALLITALATAADDGREPTDG